In a single window of the Notamacropus eugenii isolate mMacEug1 chromosome 4, mMacEug1.pri_v2, whole genome shotgun sequence genome:
- the LOC140498101 gene encoding vomeronasal type-1 receptor 1-like, which yields MLTINAYFGIFLLFQTTIGILANLLLLSLYILNFLPGHKLRPLNLIVIQLILANITVLVSIGSPEILQALEINNFLDDVGCKMTFFFYRIAQGLSICFTCLLCSFQAITISPSDSTLSALKARIPEFISTSCLFCWIFNILIEIPVPIFVRGPRSTPNNTYKSNIIYCSIGMFIDIYFVMTTLRNLLCVGLMFCTSGYMVLLLHKHHQQVRNIHSTSFSHKTPPEIRATQTILLLMGTFVCFYLLHSITLISLTYLGHNQHWLTISAILSLCFPTLSPFVLLLRAPKHSCII from the coding sequence ATGCTTACTATTAATGCCTACTTTGGGATCTTTTTGCTCTTCCAGACTACAATTGGGATCCTGGCAAACTtgctcctcctttctctttatattttgaatttcctACCTGGACATAAATTAAGGCCACTAAACTTGATTGTGATCCAACTAATCTTGGCCAACATCACTGTACTAGTCAGCATAGGAAGCCCAGAAATACTACAGGCTCTTGAGATAAATAATTTCCTGGATGATGTTGGATGcaaaatgacatttttcttttacagAATTGCCCAGGGGCTTTCAATTTGCTTCACCTGCCTTCTGTGTAGCTTTCAGGCCATCACCATCAGTCCCAGTGACTCCACATTGTCAGCACTCAAAGCCAGAATTCCAGAATTCATTTCCACCTCCTGTCTCTTCTGTTGGATCTTTAATATCTTGATAGAAATTCCTGTGCCAATATTTGTGAGAGGACCAAGGAGCACTCCCAACAATACATATAAATCTAACATTATATATTGTTCAATTGGAATGTTTATAGATATTTACTTTGTCATGACTACTCTGAGAAATTTACTCTGTGTGGGACTCATGTTTTGTACCAGTGGCTATATGGTGCTTCTCCTGCACAAACACCACCAGCAAGTCCGGAACATCCATAGTACCAGCTTCTCACATAAGACTCCCCCTGAGATCAGAGCCACCCAAACCATCCTACTACTGATGGGCACTTTTGTCTGCTTTTACTTACTTCACTCCATCACTTTGATCTCTCTCACTTATTTAGGTCATAACCAACACTGGTTGACCATCTCTGCCATTCTGTCTCTTTGCTTCCCAACACTTAGCCCCTTTGTGTTGCTCCTCCGAGCTCCCAAGCACAGTTGCATTATCTGA